A stretch of the uncultured Desulfobacter sp. genome encodes the following:
- a CDS encoding tetratricopeptide repeat protein produces MRRYFFLTCLMIVLSSVSLAWAQTAAKGSCPDEKTLTQNARTALVEAQKLMTEKKPAQAEKILTGFLQKHPDENHAFVAYTLASCYLDLNKFKSALAQYEKTIEYCPSYAPAWQNLGKICFDLKKYTRAGTALEKAWELTGRKKHTLRFHAAVAFISAKKQGKALPILKDLCSGKVGPPDEKWVKLLVQTAVEAKQPKTALRAVERLLARSNPDAYLFRLASVLYLEAANYRKAAQNLEAYGLVTTLSRQERKLLADLYVNLGIPSRAAPNYAALVAAHPCARLWERTAACWFEACDYDHALEAAQKGLVAYPKSPRLWRIKGWVHYENKDYSLASQAFGKASGLDHKDINSLFLHGLCACRAGDRNSAKKALEKVAGYDRYKARALGLIHEMEEENI; encoded by the coding sequence ATGAGACGATATTTTTTTTTAACGTGTCTGATGATTGTGCTTTCATCTGTTTCCCTGGCCTGGGCCCAGACCGCTGCTAAAGGATCATGCCCGGACGAAAAGACCTTGACCCAAAACGCCAGAACGGCCCTGGTGGAAGCCCAGAAACTTATGACGGAAAAAAAGCCGGCCCAGGCTGAAAAGATCTTGACCGGATTCCTCCAAAAGCACCCGGACGAAAATCATGCCTTTGTCGCATATACTCTGGCTTCTTGTTACCTGGATTTAAATAAATTTAAGTCCGCCCTGGCACAGTATGAAAAAACGATCGAGTATTGTCCCTCCTATGCACCGGCTTGGCAGAATCTGGGCAAGATCTGTTTTGATTTAAAGAAATACACCCGGGCGGGTACGGCCCTGGAAAAGGCCTGGGAGTTGACCGGCCGTAAAAAGCATACGTTGCGGTTCCATGCCGCTGTGGCTTTTATATCCGCCAAAAAACAAGGAAAAGCGCTGCCTATACTTAAAGATTTATGTTCAGGGAAAGTTGGCCCTCCTGACGAGAAATGGGTGAAGCTTCTGGTTCAGACCGCCGTGGAAGCCAAGCAGCCTAAAACGGCTTTGAGAGCCGTGGAGCGTCTTTTGGCAAGATCTAATCCCGACGCCTATCTGTTTCGACTGGCCTCGGTTTTGTATCTGGAGGCTGCCAATTACCGGAAAGCGGCCCAGAATCTGGAGGCTTACGGTCTTGTTACAACGCTGTCCCGGCAAGAAAGAAAATTGCTGGCAGACCTCTACGTCAATTTGGGCATTCCGTCCCGGGCCGCCCCGAATTATGCAGCACTTGTGGCTGCCCATCCCTGTGCCAGGCTCTGGGAACGAACTGCGGCCTGCTGGTTTGAAGCCTGTGATTATGACCACGCACTTGAGGCCGCGCAAAAAGGTCTGGTCGCCTATCCAAAATCCCCTCGCCTTTGGCGGATTAAAGGCTGGGTGCATTATGAAAACAAAGACTACAGCCTGGCTTCCCAGGCTTTTGGTAAAGCAAGCGGCCTGGATCACAAGGATATAAATTCCCTGTTTTTACACGGCCTTTGCGCCTGCCGGGCCGGGGACAGGAATTCAGCTAAAAAAGCCCTGGAAAAGGTGGCCGGCTATGATAGATATAAGGCACGAGCCTTGGGGCTTATTCACGAAATGGAGGAGGAAAATATTTGA
- a CDS encoding biopolymer transporter ExbD, whose amino-acid sequence MINVRNSLRMKSNEMDINMSPLIDLVFLLLIFFMVTTSFVRETGIDVQRPSASSATLTKNGNILVAVSRDGTIHFDGQKIDVRSVRAHITRALAQNPEGAVVIVADKVSYTGKVIQVMDQCRLAGAKRVSIAATRSGESG is encoded by the coding sequence ATGATCAATGTCAGAAATTCTTTGCGCATGAAAAGCAATGAGATGGATATCAACATGAGTCCGCTTATTGATCTGGTGTTTTTGCTGCTGATTTTCTTTATGGTGACCACAAGCTTTGTCCGGGAAACAGGGATTGATGTACAACGGCCTTCGGCCTCATCCGCCACATTGACAAAAAACGGCAATATCCTTGTGGCCGTATCCCGGGACGGCACCATTCATTTTGACGGGCAAAAGATTGATGTCCGAAGCGTCAGGGCCCATATTACCAGGGCATTGGCCCAGAATCCCGAAGGGGCTGTGGTGATTGTAGCGGACAAGGTGAGTTATACCGGAAAGGTGATCCAGGTGATGGACCAGTGCCGGCTGGCCGGTGCCAAACGGGTGAGCATCGCCGCCACCCGGTCGGGAGAATCCGGTTAA
- a CDS encoding type II toxin-antitoxin system HicA family toxin → MSRKIRQLIKDLEKAGFINRGGKGSHRNLIHPKGIAITISGNLGDDAKHYQEKEVQLKIKRSKR, encoded by the coding sequence ATGTCAAGAAAAATTAGACAACTTATAAAAGATCTTGAAAAAGCCGGCTTTATCAATCGAGGAGGAAAAGGCAGCCATCGAAATTTAATTCATCCCAAAGGAATAGCAATAACGATTTCCGGGAACCTTGGTGATGATGCTAAGCATTATCAAGAAAAAGAAGTTCAACTTAAAATAAAAAGGTCTAAAAGATGA
- a CDS encoding energy transducer TonB, whose product MKLSYQQSYLVQGVLGAMIINLALFGLLPGLIHMETRPGDLESLNVVTFTRFKPQPIEPEPEKKEEMKEEEPPEKIHKIVHHEQLNVPKQQLKMEMPRLDLNIDPRLSSDIHMVSSGKSGPVGTGAGPDFSSIMDMDAVDTIPVPRFKAAPRYPYRAKRMGREGTVKIRFLVDKEGHVSDIKILDANPPGFFEEAVLDAVSTWKYAPGELMGRKVKTLVTTSVVFKLEN is encoded by the coding sequence ATGAAACTGTCATATCAACAATCGTATCTGGTTCAGGGTGTTTTGGGGGCGATGATCATCAACCTGGCTCTTTTCGGGCTGTTGCCCGGACTGATTCATATGGAAACCCGCCCCGGGGACCTGGAAAGTCTGAATGTGGTGACCTTTACACGGTTCAAACCCCAGCCGATAGAGCCGGAACCCGAGAAAAAAGAGGAAATGAAAGAGGAAGAGCCCCCGGAAAAGATTCATAAAATTGTTCATCACGAGCAATTAAATGTACCCAAACAACAATTGAAGATGGAAATGCCCCGCCTTGATCTGAATATTGATCCAAGGCTTTCCAGCGATATCCATATGGTTTCGTCGGGAAAGTCGGGGCCTGTAGGAACGGGTGCCGGACCTGATTTCAGTTCGATCATGGATATGGATGCCGTGGATACCATCCCTGTGCCCCGGTTTAAAGCCGCCCCCCGGTATCCTTACCGTGCCAAGCGCATGGGCCGGGAGGGCACCGTTAAAATCCGGTTTCTGGTAGATAAAGAGGGGCATGTGTCGGACATCAAAATTCTGGATGCAAATCCCCCGGGATTTTTTGAAGAGGCGGTCCTGGATGCCGTCTCTACATGGAAATACGCACCTGGTGAGCTTATGGGCAGAAAGGTGAAAACTTTGGTCACCACCTCGGTGGTATTTAAACTGGAGAACTAA
- a CDS encoding DUF3450 domain-containing protein, whose amino-acid sequence MYYFNWIIFLLVLISLSFFSANGVYAGEKVLSKTIRDDLGQVIKVEKDVQDVRKDWSEKSKSMGDQLQTLESRASALEKRLEKMNLRLKLEQARLDENLRREKETDRVEAELEAFLDSVLLRLESAIAEDLPFLEDERQGRLADLKTMMVDPQTSSAEKFRRIFEALQIEADYGTTVEVTQSTVELDQVPVLVDVLRVGRVSLLCQTIDRKKSAVFDPGKKTWQTLHETVNRDISKAVAMARLERSIELVKLPLGRIASQ is encoded by the coding sequence TTGTATTACTTCAATTGGATTATTTTTTTGCTCGTGCTGATCAGCCTCTCTTTTTTTTCAGCAAATGGCGTGTATGCCGGTGAAAAAGTACTCAGTAAAACGATTCGGGACGATCTGGGGCAGGTCATCAAGGTGGAAAAAGATGTTCAGGATGTCAGGAAGGATTGGTCTGAGAAGTCAAAAAGTATGGGTGACCAGCTGCAGACCCTGGAGAGTCGGGCATCTGCGCTGGAAAAGCGCCTGGAGAAAATGAATCTGCGCTTGAAGCTGGAGCAGGCCCGGCTGGATGAAAATCTTCGGCGGGAAAAGGAAACCGACCGTGTGGAAGCTGAGCTGGAGGCTTTTCTGGATTCAGTGCTTCTGCGATTGGAATCGGCCATCGCTGAAGACCTCCCTTTTCTGGAAGATGAGCGCCAGGGTCGTCTGGCAGATTTGAAAACGATGATGGTGGACCCCCAAACCTCTTCTGCCGAAAAGTTCAGGCGTATATTTGAGGCCCTCCAGATAGAGGCAGACTACGGCACCACCGTTGAAGTGACCCAGTCCACTGTGGAATTGGACCAGGTTCCGGTGCTTGTGGACGTGCTTCGGGTGGGCCGGGTCAGCCTGTTGTGCCAGACCATTGACCGGAAAAAAAGTGCGGTGTTTGACCCGGGTAAAAAGACCTGGCAAACCCTGCACGAAACCGTCAACCGTGACATTTCCAAGGCCGTTGCCATGGCCCGTTTGGAAAGAAGTATTGAACTTGTCAAACTCCCGTTGGGAAGGATTGCTTCACAATGA
- a CDS encoding toxin-antitoxin system HicB family antitoxin, with translation MKKRDHYLKIVEWSEEDQCYVGSIPGWIGKCCHGDNEEDVFRQLCQILDEWIEIYEKDEIPLPASIVDKKFSGKFQLRVDSDLHKALAIKAMQANESLNSFCGKILRKTIA, from the coding sequence ATGAAAAAAAGAGACCATTATTTAAAAATTGTCGAGTGGTCAGAAGAGGATCAATGTTATGTTGGTTCCATTCCCGGTTGGATTGGCAAATGCTGTCATGGTGATAATGAAGAAGATGTTTTTCGTCAATTGTGTCAAATATTGGATGAATGGATTGAAATTTATGAAAAAGACGAGATCCCTTTACCCGCAAGCATCGTAGATAAAAAGTTTTCAGGGAAATTTCAATTAAGAGTGGACAGTGATTTACATAAAGCGCTTGCGATAAAAGCCATGCAAGCCAATGAAAGCTTAAACAGTTTTTGTGGGAAAATATTGCGGAAAACAATCGCATAA
- a CDS encoding MptD family putative ECF transporter S component, with the protein MKLLSSDYWNPSELILIGTFTGLIKSSTMLIALAGGGMNPVTLVLKNTVATSLLLILVYKIRKFGVLTLFSVISTLVSLLLMGGNPMSIAGVIVAGFVCDLFIAPWDGFNSPIRLILGIGLFDFISRAVSLGYSYFLYQEQMGMFVMGVVVVTLGYLGCLMGLGTGIIFVKELRHAGIIRE; encoded by the coding sequence ATGAAACTGCTTTCATCAGATTACTGGAACCCGTCCGAGCTCATCCTTATCGGGACTTTCACAGGCCTGATTAAAAGTTCGACCATGCTTATCGCCCTGGCCGGCGGCGGTATGAACCCGGTGACCCTTGTGCTTAAAAACACCGTGGCCACATCCCTGCTCCTTATTTTGGTATACAAAATCAGAAAATTTGGCGTACTCACCCTGTTTTCCGTGATCAGTACCCTGGTCTCCCTGCTGCTGATGGGCGGCAACCCCATGAGTATTGCAGGGGTAATTGTCGCGGGATTTGTGTGCGATCTATTCATTGCGCCGTGGGATGGATTCAACAGTCCCATACGTTTAATCCTTGGCATTGGGCTTTTTGATTTTATCTCCCGGGCTGTTTCCCTTGGATATTCCTATTTTCTGTACCAGGAACAGATGGGCATGTTTGTCATGGGCGTTGTGGTGGTGACCCTGGGATACCTTGGCTGTCTCATGGGACTGGGCACAGGTATTATTTTTGTCAAGGAGCTGCGCCATGCCGGCATTATCCGTGAATAA
- the hutW gene encoding heme anaerobic degradation radical SAM methyltransferase ChuW/HutW — MTKKISTRRQNANAKLKLLETFGNTSFDRQYFAQICDNPLTGAFKKKTVVHAGLGGMPVPREKTDSVWHTLSKTRRRNKTCAYIHIPFCSTHCVYCGFFANPAQKEPMHAYAKALIRELEADRDLDLVQSHPVNAVYLGGGTPTALESDDLRQVLDTIRQCLPLANDCEITVEGRICDLTDKKINACIQGGANRFSIGVQTFDTGIRTSLGRLSDRQTVKDRLLRLKQTNHAATIIDLIFGLPDQTMETWEKDIDTFLDLELDGVDLYQLIRFPGGSLDKAARAGRFKTLADQAQRALMFEAGVNRMSRARYQRLSISHWGRKFRERNRYNLAMKEKADCLAYGSGAGGSVNGHMIFLDGNLDTYLETAGDTKPVTRIMAPDAHDHLSRLISGSLELGYMDLRGTGKALGLDLETIFSPLTDQWKRAGLLTRDQGWITLTLAGQFWQTNLAQGMIDYYKQISTALP, encoded by the coding sequence ATGACAAAAAAAATCAGCACCCGCCGACAAAATGCCAACGCCAAACTCAAACTGTTAGAGACCTTTGGCAACACTTCTTTTGACCGCCAATATTTTGCCCAAATCTGCGATAACCCGCTCACCGGCGCATTTAAGAAAAAAACCGTGGTGCATGCAGGCCTTGGGGGCATGCCCGTGCCCCGGGAAAAAACAGACAGCGTATGGCACACCCTGTCCAAGACCCGGCGCCGGAACAAAACCTGCGCATATATCCACATCCCCTTTTGCAGCACCCACTGCGTTTATTGCGGTTTTTTTGCCAACCCGGCCCAAAAAGAGCCCATGCATGCCTATGCCAAAGCCTTGATCAGGGAACTTGAGGCCGACCGGGATCTGGACCTGGTGCAAAGCCACCCGGTCAATGCCGTTTATCTAGGCGGCGGCACCCCCACAGCCCTTGAAAGTGATGATCTAAGACAGGTGCTTGATACCATACGACAGTGCCTGCCCCTGGCCAATGACTGTGAAATCACCGTAGAAGGCAGAATCTGCGACCTTACGGATAAAAAAATCAATGCCTGCATCCAAGGCGGGGCCAACCGATTCTCCATCGGGGTACAGACTTTTGATACCGGTATCCGTACAAGCCTGGGACGTCTGTCAGACAGGCAAACCGTGAAAGATCGCCTTTTACGACTCAAACAGACCAACCATGCCGCCACCATCATTGATCTAATTTTCGGCCTGCCCGATCAAACCATGGAAACCTGGGAAAAGGACATCGACACTTTTCTGGATCTGGAACTGGACGGAGTGGATTTGTATCAGCTGATCCGCTTTCCCGGCGGTAGCCTTGACAAGGCCGCCAGGGCTGGCCGGTTCAAAACACTGGCAGATCAGGCCCAGCGGGCGTTGATGTTTGAAGCGGGCGTAAACCGGATGAGCCGGGCCAGATACCAACGGCTATCCATCAGCCACTGGGGCCGGAAATTTCGTGAACGCAACCGCTACAACCTGGCTATGAAGGAAAAGGCCGACTGCCTGGCCTATGGTTCCGGCGCAGGCGGCAGTGTGAACGGACACATGATTTTTCTGGACGGAAATCTTGACACCTACCTTGAAACCGCAGGAGACACCAAGCCCGTGACGCGGATCATGGCCCCTGATGCCCACGACCATCTCTCCCGCCTGATATCAGGCAGCCTGGAATTGGGATATATGGATCTACGTGGTACCGGCAAAGCGCTGGGCCTGGACCTTGAAACCATTTTTTCCCCCCTGACGGACCAATGGAAACGCGCGGGACTACTCACACGGGACCAGGGCTGGATTACACTGACCCTGGCCGGACAATTCTGGCAGACCAACCTGGCCCAAGGCATGATCGACTATTACAAACAAATAAGCACGGCTTTGCCATGA
- a CDS encoding MotA/TolQ/ExbB proton channel family protein: MKLISHLISRLVVLIMVPVLFAGVAQARDLRQAAVEARKQLEASQEKDRMVRSQIQADKSRMSKELSRLKSRVIALEAEVNGKIQQVEALAQKNAELDEKTAVRQTRLNELSGAVRVAAGNLNSLLAESAYTARNPDRLSRLSPVLDSSRFPGLDDMAALADLFLEEMRLTGGIDIRTMPFISDAGETVEGKVLSLGGFTWAYEKDGEAGFLEYSQDTKKLYALSALPARGIQKNLSGYMTGKTDDVYIDISRGGALKQITHQQTLKDQIEKGGVLVWPILALGVFAIVIGIERTMFLGRVHANTDKVMGRVNDLAAQGAWDDCRQIVGKKKVPVYNVLRAGLNARKENRETLESVLQESILKELPRLERFLPMLNIMGAISPLLGLLGTVTGMISTFHVITLYGTGDPRMMSGGISTALVTTMLGLAVAIPIMLLYTFLCRRVAHVIGDMEEKAVALTNIVFRGGRPA; the protein is encoded by the coding sequence ATGAAATTAATTTCGCATTTGATATCAAGATTGGTTGTTCTCATCATGGTACCGGTTCTCTTTGCCGGGGTTGCCCAAGCCAGGGATCTTCGCCAGGCTGCTGTTGAAGCCAGGAAACAACTGGAAGCGTCCCAGGAAAAAGACCGCATGGTGCGATCACAAATTCAAGCTGATAAAAGCCGGATGTCCAAGGAACTTAGCCGGTTAAAATCCAGGGTGATTGCCCTTGAAGCCGAGGTGAATGGAAAAATCCAGCAAGTGGAGGCGTTGGCCCAGAAAAATGCCGAACTGGATGAAAAGACTGCGGTGCGCCAGACCCGGCTCAATGAACTTTCCGGGGCCGTCAGGGTGGCCGCAGGTAATCTGAACTCCCTGCTGGCGGAATCCGCCTATACGGCCCGGAACCCTGACCGTTTGAGTCGGCTGTCTCCTGTTCTGGATTCAAGCAGGTTTCCGGGACTTGATGATATGGCCGCTTTGGCAGATCTGTTTTTAGAGGAAATGCGTCTGACCGGCGGAATTGATATCAGGACCATGCCCTTTATTTCAGATGCCGGAGAAACGGTTGAAGGCAAGGTGTTGAGTCTGGGCGGGTTCACCTGGGCCTATGAAAAGGACGGCGAGGCTGGTTTTCTTGAGTACTCCCAGGATACCAAAAAACTTTATGCCTTGTCTGCGCTGCCTGCCAGGGGTATTCAGAAAAATCTGTCCGGTTATATGACCGGCAAGACAGACGATGTGTACATTGATATCTCCCGGGGTGGGGCGTTGAAACAGATCACCCATCAGCAAACCCTGAAAGACCAGATTGAAAAGGGCGGTGTTTTGGTCTGGCCCATTCTGGCCCTTGGGGTGTTCGCCATTGTTATCGGCATTGAACGTACCATGTTTTTAGGACGGGTTCACGCCAATACCGACAAGGTCATGGGCCGGGTCAATGATCTGGCGGCCCAAGGTGCCTGGGATGATTGCCGGCAGATTGTGGGCAAGAAAAAGGTGCCGGTGTACAATGTGCTTCGCGCAGGCCTAAATGCCAGAAAGGAGAATCGGGAAACCCTGGAAAGCGTGCTTCAGGAATCCATCTTGAAAGAACTGCCCAGGCTTGAGCGGTTTTTGCCCATGCTTAATATCATGGGCGCCATTTCTCCGCTTCTGGGCCTTTTAGGCACGGTGACGGGCATGATCTCTACCTTCCATGTCATTACCCTTTACGGAACGGGTGATCCGCGGATGATGTCCGGGGGCATTTCCACCGCCCTGGTGACGACCATGCTGGGTCTGGCGGTGGCGATTCCTATTATGCTTTTGTATACCTTTTTATGCCGCCGGGTGGCACACGTGATCGGTGATATGGAAGAAAAAGCGGTGGCCTTGACCAATATCGTGTTCCGGGGAGGACGGCCGGCATGA
- a CDS encoding ABC transporter ATP-binding protein codes for MIEFEHVSYTYPFQEKPAVEDISFSVSKSETVVCTGASGSGKSTLIRLINGLIPHFHKGTLSGRIRVAGKETVQTSVKALSSRVGTMFQDPESQFFALRVRDELKFALECRGQSIEKIETITHQASERFGISHLMDNMIFDLSQGEKQKTALAGIMCIAPDIIILDEPSANLDPQATRELAAHLMDLKRRGITLFIVDHRLYWLKNLVDKVLVLDQGRLACQGKFELLKNKSLRKTLGLRNPDVVLPNLPAAKVESSPEVFTGNGFDVQNLTFGYKKKPLIFCNASFQLPTGQVIAVTGGNGTGKTTLARLLTGLLPFKAGTVRLNGTQLRPKNLLSLGSIVLQNTDHQLHMKTVDRELAIAARNNPDRDSVIADVTRRFGLDPFRLRHPQSLSGGQKQRLVIAAALVNPPGILILDEPTSGLDGRNMNMIADVMTDMARKGVLVLVITHDLELMDLACDCALSMPLSRKEKNYEIPGCIFQQNRQHPKGGPGHI; via the coding sequence GTGATTGAATTTGAGCATGTATCTTATACTTACCCGTTCCAGGAAAAACCGGCGGTAGAGGATATTTCATTTTCCGTGTCCAAGTCAGAAACAGTGGTCTGCACCGGGGCCAGCGGATCGGGCAAATCCACGCTGATACGTCTGATCAACGGACTGATACCTCATTTTCACAAAGGCACACTCTCCGGCCGGATCCGGGTGGCGGGGAAAGAGACGGTGCAAACATCGGTCAAAGCGTTGTCATCCCGTGTGGGCACCATGTTCCAGGACCCGGAAAGCCAGTTCTTTGCTCTCAGAGTGCGGGACGAACTTAAATTTGCCTTGGAATGCCGGGGACAATCGATTGAAAAGATTGAAACAATCACCCACCAGGCTTCGGAGAGGTTTGGCATTTCCCATCTGATGGACAATATGATTTTTGACCTGTCCCAGGGAGAAAAACAAAAAACCGCCTTGGCCGGTATCATGTGCATTGCCCCGGATATCATTATTCTGGATGAACCGTCTGCCAATCTTGATCCCCAGGCCACCCGGGAACTGGCAGCTCACCTCATGGACCTGAAGCGCCGGGGTATCACTTTATTCATTGTGGATCACAGGCTTTACTGGTTGAAAAACCTTGTTGACAAGGTCCTTGTCCTGGACCAGGGACGCCTGGCCTGCCAGGGAAAATTTGAATTGTTAAAAAATAAAAGTCTGCGCAAAACATTGGGCTTAAGAAACCCGGATGTGGTTTTACCCAATCTTCCTGCAGCCAAGGTTGAGTCCTCCCCCGAGGTATTCACGGGCAACGGGTTTGATGTACAAAATCTGACCTTTGGGTATAAAAAAAAGCCCCTGATTTTCTGTAATGCTTCATTTCAGCTGCCCACGGGGCAGGTGATTGCCGTTACAGGCGGTAACGGCACCGGAAAAACCACCCTGGCCAGGCTTTTAACCGGTCTTTTGCCATTTAAGGCCGGAACCGTCCGGCTTAACGGCACACAGCTTCGCCCCAAGAATCTGCTGAGCCTGGGCAGTATTGTACTGCAAAATACCGATCACCAGCTTCATATGAAAACCGTGGACCGGGAACTTGCCATTGCAGCCCGGAACAATCCAGACCGGGACAGTGTCATAGCTGATGTGACAAGGCGTTTCGGTCTGGATCCATTTCGACTCCGCCATCCCCAATCCCTGTCCGGGGGCCAGAAACAACGGCTTGTCATTGCTGCCGCCCTGGTGAACCCCCCTGGGATTCTGATTCTGGATGAACCCACCAGCGGCCTGGACGGCAGAAACATGAACATGATTGCAGATGTGATGACCGACATGGCTCGTAAAGGGGTCTTAGTGCTGGTGATCACCCATGACCTTGAACTCATGGACCTGGCCTGTGACTGTGCCCTGTCCATGCCTTTATCACGCAAGGAGAAAAATTATGAAATCCCTGGTTGTATATTCCAGCAGAACCGGCAACACCCAAAAGGTGGCCCAGGCCATATATGA
- a CDS encoding energy-coupling factor transporter transmembrane component T, giving the protein MPALSVNNSANLPPKSGIDVRTRMLICLVCSTGIIFIQSTAALGVLAIASLVYALAHGRIKVLTVAWCGVGVMFVMAMGCIRIMLIFWPQIGEAGPGAFFNPFLRVLILVNTIFALAVAGRIQDIMTSLKSLGLPFVIHLPASVMIRFIPEFINDIKLIRESMRIKGFNPGIQFVTLHPFLVVRLLVVPLTIRALRSADTLAVAAELKGMNANTCMTKTPAPNPGMWDIIATACVLVLTFGSIAAEKLL; this is encoded by the coding sequence ATGCCGGCATTATCCGTGAATAATTCAGCTAACCTTCCGCCTAAAAGCGGTATAGATGTTCGGACCCGAATGCTGATCTGCCTGGTCTGTTCAACGGGCATCATATTTATTCAGTCTACTGCGGCCCTTGGCGTTCTGGCCATAGCCAGCCTTGTCTATGCCTTGGCCCATGGACGGATCAAGGTTCTGACTGTGGCATGGTGCGGTGTAGGTGTCATGTTTGTTATGGCCATGGGCTGTATCCGTATCATGCTTATATTCTGGCCGCAAATCGGAGAGGCGGGGCCTGGAGCATTTTTCAACCCGTTTCTGCGGGTACTGATCCTGGTAAACACAATTTTTGCCCTGGCCGTTGCCGGCCGGATCCAGGATATTATGACCAGTCTTAAATCCCTTGGCTTGCCTTTTGTCATCCATCTTCCGGCATCGGTGATGATCCGGTTTATTCCTGAATTTATAAACGATATAAAGCTTATCCGTGAAAGCATGCGGATCAAAGGGTTTAATCCGGGGATTCAATTTGTCACCCTGCACCCGTTCCTGGTTGTCCGGCTGCTTGTGGTGCCCTTGACCATCCGTGCCCTGCGGTCGGCTGATACCCTGGCCGTTGCCGCAGAACTTAAGGGCATGAATGCAAACACCTGCATGACAAAAACACCGGCACCTAACCCTGGGATGTGGGATATCATTGCAACGGCCTGTGTGCTGGTACTTACCTTTGGCAGCATTGCCGCGGAGAAACTGCTGTGA
- a CDS encoding MotA/TolQ/ExbB proton channel family protein: MNSDVVGNILAYLGQGGIVMIPLIICSFAMWALILDRMFFFSRLERKDIALHALVRILDRDPASKCLVPAGTEGPRAHLARHVLAHRTNDYQVNKRIVDECCMSMVHGLERYLAAIAVFAAVAPLFGLLGTVTGMITTFDVITLFGTGNAKAMAGGISEALVTTQSGLVVAIPGFFMSALLFRRSHAAKNRLEEAAIILKRRL, translated from the coding sequence ATGAATTCCGATGTCGTTGGAAATATTCTGGCTTACCTGGGCCAGGGCGGCATTGTCATGATTCCATTGATTATCTGTTCCTTTGCCATGTGGGCACTGATTCTGGATCGGATGTTTTTCTTTTCCCGCCTGGAACGAAAAGATATCGCCCTTCATGCATTGGTCAGGATTCTGGACCGTGATCCGGCTTCCAAATGTCTGGTGCCGGCAGGCACCGAAGGTCCCCGGGCCCATCTGGCCCGCCATGTGCTGGCCCATCGCACCAATGATTATCAGGTGAACAAACGTATTGTGGATGAGTGCTGTATGTCCATGGTGCATGGATTGGAACGGTATCTTGCCGCCATTGCCGTGTTTGCGGCTGTGGCGCCGCTGTTCGGTCTTTTAGGCACCGTTACCGGCATGATCACCACCTTTGATGTGATCACCCTGTTTGGCACAGGCAATGCCAAGGCCATGGCCGGCGGCATTTCCGAGGCACTTGTGACCACCCAGAGCGGTCTTGTGGTTGCCATCCCGGGATTTTTCATGAGTGCGTTGTTGTTCAGGCGTTCCCATGCCGCCAAAAATCGTCTGGAAGAAGCGGCCATTATTCTTAAACGCAGGCTGTGA